A genomic segment from Saprospiraceae bacterium encodes:
- a CDS encoding methylated-DNA--[protein]-cysteine S-methyltransferase, with protein sequence MNDQEKINYHRIAEAIEYIRQNFKGQPKLEEVAQSVHLSTFHFQRLFSDWVGVSPKQFLQYISLEHAKKMLQDQQATLFDAALETGLSGTGRLHDLFVNIEGMTPGEFKNGGKSLSINYSFAESPFGHILIASTHKGICYMSFVEAEKAAFSELQSHFPNAQFRQMVDLIQQNAFYIFTKDWDKLDQIKLHLKGTDFQLKVWEALLKIPKGNLSTYGRIAQTIQKPKASRAVGTAIGSNPVAYLIPCHRVIRANGDFGQYMWGATRKTAIIGWEAAAMDG encoded by the coding sequence ATGAATGACCAAGAAAAAATCAATTACCATCGGATTGCAGAGGCGATTGAATATATTAGGCAAAACTTCAAAGGCCAGCCTAAGCTGGAGGAGGTGGCACAAAGCGTTCATCTTAGCACCTTCCATTTCCAACGCCTATTCAGCGACTGGGTGGGCGTGAGTCCCAAGCAATTTTTGCAATATATTAGCTTGGAACATGCAAAAAAAATGTTACAGGATCAACAGGCAACGCTATTTGATGCTGCCCTTGAGACAGGCCTATCGGGGACGGGACGTTTGCATGATTTATTTGTCAATATTGAAGGCATGACCCCTGGAGAATTTAAAAACGGAGGTAAAAGCTTATCCATCAATTACAGTTTTGCTGAGAGCCCCTTTGGTCATATACTGATCGCATCGACCCATAAAGGGATCTGTTATATGTCCTTTGTGGAAGCGGAGAAAGCTGCCTTTTCCGAACTTCAAAGTCATTTCCCCAATGCCCAGTTTCGGCAAATGGTAGACCTTATCCAACAAAATGCTTTTTACATTTTCACCAAAGACTGGGATAAACTCGATCAAATCAAATTGCACTTGAAGGGTACCGATTTCCAACTCAAGGTTTGGGAAGCCTTGTTGAAAATACCGAAGGGCAACCTATCTACTTATGGCCGTATTGCGCAAACGATCCAAAAACCAAAAGCTTCGAGAGCAGTTGGGACCGCCATTGGTAGCAATCCTGTTGCCTATTTGATTCCATGCCATCGAGTCATCCGCGCCAATGGGGACTTCGGGCAGTACATGTGGGGTGCCACCCGGAAAACGGCTATCATTGGCTGGGAAGCGGCCGCCATGGATGGATGA
- a CDS encoding ABC transporter permease yields the protein MLKHYLKVAIRNMVKYKGYALINIAGLTMGLAICFILFLWVKDELSYDRFHAHADRIYRAQWEARYGDNEWKTPMVPVPLAETLKREFPEVEEVTQIYPGNMSLKLGEDFVRESKFLFVDEGFFDVFTITTLAGEAKSVATDVNAVLLTEASAERYFGTTENVIGKEVMRNDGKTFQVKGIVKAFPVQSHLKFDFLASLKHITRLEQRKTEWGSASCFTYFLLKDLGNVAELDKKFQAYVEKNVVDDDFKVGNNFTRFPFEIISDIHLKPNLSYIWMFGLIAFIILLLASVNFINLATARSITRAKEIGLRKVMGSQRGQLIRQFFGEAFIYVFLSLVLAIILAWEILPYFNDIADKSLAIQFLQTPFVWLLALGLVFFTTVMTGVFPALVLSSFVPLQVLKGSISKSKKGNRFRQGLVILQFSISVALIIGTMIINNQLQFLQNFQLGFDKEQVLVLRKATGLGNNFYPFMERLRTLPGVEQVSAAQYLPGDEYDSTIFVPEQPANINATSLTYAHVDEYFVDVLKLKVLEGRNFDLSITTDSTAYLINETAAKRMGWEDPIDKKISYGGSVEGRVIGVVEDFNFSSLHDEVDPIILRMNAWKPSNLAIRLRSGNLQDQIAGIQAIWKEMATNVPFEFNFLDEEIQEMYVREERMSSIFSVFAALAIFIACIGLLGLSAFLITQRTKEIGIRKVLGASVSSIVQLLSAEFLRLVVLALFLAFPIAWYFMQNWLKNFAYQVDISWTVFMLAGIVAMGIAVFTVSFLSIRAALANPVESLRNE from the coding sequence ATGCTAAAACACTACCTAAAAGTCGCTATCAGAAATATGGTCAAATACAAAGGGTATGCTTTGATCAATATAGCTGGATTAACCATGGGCTTAGCTATTTGTTTTATTCTTTTTTTATGGGTGAAAGATGAGTTAAGTTATGATCGTTTTCATGCCCATGCAGATCGTATCTATCGCGCACAGTGGGAAGCACGTTATGGTGATAATGAATGGAAAACACCGATGGTCCCGGTCCCTTTAGCAGAAACATTGAAAAGGGAGTTTCCAGAAGTAGAAGAAGTGACGCAAATCTATCCAGGCAATATGAGTCTGAAGTTAGGAGAAGATTTTGTCCGGGAATCCAAATTTCTCTTTGTAGATGAAGGTTTTTTTGATGTATTTACCATCACTACCCTTGCTGGCGAAGCTAAATCAGTGGCTACAGATGTCAATGCTGTATTGCTAACCGAAGCATCGGCTGAACGCTATTTTGGTACGACGGAGAATGTTATTGGCAAAGAGGTGATGCGGAATGATGGAAAAACCTTCCAGGTCAAAGGCATCGTAAAAGCTTTCCCCGTACAATCTCATTTGAAATTTGACTTTTTGGCCTCTCTAAAGCATATTACACGCTTGGAGCAACGGAAAACGGAATGGGGCTCTGCGAGTTGTTTTACTTATTTTTTATTGAAAGACCTGGGTAATGTAGCAGAATTGGATAAGAAGTTTCAAGCCTATGTAGAAAAAAACGTTGTAGATGATGATTTTAAGGTGGGCAATAATTTTACTCGTTTTCCTTTTGAAATCATTTCGGATATACACCTCAAACCCAACCTATCTTATATATGGATGTTTGGCCTGATTGCCTTTATCATCTTATTACTAGCCAGTGTCAATTTTATAAATCTGGCCACGGCCCGATCGATTACGCGGGCAAAGGAGATCGGCCTTCGGAAAGTAATGGGATCTCAGCGAGGGCAGTTGATCCGCCAATTTTTCGGAGAGGCCTTTATTTACGTTTTCCTTTCCTTGGTATTGGCGATCATTCTAGCATGGGAAATTTTGCCCTACTTCAATGACATAGCAGATAAATCATTGGCCATCCAGTTTCTTCAGACACCCTTTGTCTGGTTATTGGCCTTAGGTCTGGTGTTTTTTACGACGGTCATGACCGGGGTCTTCCCAGCGCTTGTTTTGTCCTCTTTTGTACCTTTGCAGGTATTGAAAGGCAGTATCAGTAAATCGAAAAAAGGCAATCGCTTCAGACAGGGCCTGGTCATTCTCCAATTTAGTATTTCGGTCGCATTGATAATTGGAACGATGATCATTAACAATCAACTTCAGTTCTTACAAAATTTTCAGCTTGGGTTTGATAAAGAACAGGTATTGGTATTGCGTAAAGCAACAGGACTAGGAAATAACTTTTACCCTTTTATGGAAAGGTTGCGAACTTTGCCAGGAGTAGAGCAAGTAAGTGCGGCCCAATACCTTCCTGGTGATGAATATGACAGCACCATTTTTGTGCCAGAGCAACCCGCTAATATCAATGCTACGTCCCTCACTTATGCCCATGTCGATGAATATTTTGTCGATGTTTTAAAATTGAAGGTACTCGAAGGAAGGAATTTCGATCTATCTATAACTACCGATAGTACGGCGTACTTGATCAATGAAACGGCAGCCAAAAGAATGGGTTGGGAGGACCCCATCGATAAGAAAATTTCCTATGGCGGAAGCGTAGAAGGTCGCGTCATTGGCGTCGTTGAAGATTTTAATTTTTCTTCATTGCATGATGAAGTAGATCCTATCATTTTGAGGATGAATGCCTGGAAACCTTCCAATCTTGCCATCCGCCTCCGGTCGGGTAACTTACAAGATCAAATTGCTGGCATTCAGGCTATTTGGAAGGAAATGGCTACTAATGTGCCCTTTGAATTCAACTTCCTGGATGAGGAAATACAAGAAATGTATGTGCGCGAAGAACGGATGTCTAGCATCTTTTCTGTTTTTGCGGCCCTGGCCATTTTTATTGCCTGTATAGGTTTGCTAGGTCTATCAGCTTTTTTGATTACACAAAGAACCAAAGAAATTGGGATTCGCAAAGTGTTGGGGGCTTCTGTCAGCAGCATTGTCCAATTATTATCAGCTGAGTTTCTGCGATTGGTCGTGCTTGCCCTATTCCTTGCCTTTCCTATTGCCTGGTACTTTATGCAAAACTGGTTGAAAAATTTCGCTTATCAAGTGGATATTTCCTGGACGGTATTTATGCTTGCAGGCATCGTCGCGATGGGAATTGCTGTTTTTACGGTCAGCTTTTTAAGTATTAGGGCCGCCTTGGCCAATCCGGTGGAGAGTTTGCGGAACGAATAG